The Methylomarinum sp. Ch1-1 genome contains the following window.
GCACCAACCGGGCTTTTTCGCCGCCCGAGAACGGTCCGACCGGATCGTTGACCTTATCGCCCCTGAAGTCGAAGCCGCCGAGGAAATTGCGCAAGTCCTTTTCGGTCGCCTGGTTATCCAGTTTTTGCAGGTGCCATAATGGACTTTCCTCCAGCCGCAGCTGCTCCAATTGATGCTGGGCAAAATAGCCGATATTCAGCGCCTCGGCCGTCTGCACCTCTCCGCCAAGCGCCGTCATTTCTCCGGCTAGCACCTTGATTAGGCTGGATTTTCCGGCCCCATTCGGCCCCAGCAGACCGATCCGGTCGCCCGGTGAAATCGACAATGAAGCTTGATTGATAATGATGTTGTCGCCATAACCGATGGTCGCCTCGTCAATTTTCAGCAACGGATTCGGCAGTTTTTCCGGTTTGGCAAAGGTGAAGCCGAACGGCGAATCGACATGGGCCTGCGCAATCAACTCCATGCGTTCCAACGATTTGATTCGGCTTTGCGCCTGTTTAGCCTTGGTCGCCTTGGCCTTGAAACGGTTAACGAAACTCTGAATATGGGCGATTTCTCGCTGCTGACGCTGATAAGCGGATTGTTGCTGGGCCAGCTTTTCCGCTCGCATGCGTTCAAAAGCGGAATAATTGCCGGTATAGATCTCGGCCTTGTTTTGCTCGATATGCACGATATGATCGGTAATCGCATCGAGAAAGTCACGGTCATGAGAGATCAACAACAAGGTGCCCGGATATTTTGTCAACCAATCCTGCAACCAAATCACCGCATCCAGATCCAGGTGGTTGGTCGGTTCGTCCAATAACAACACATCGGAACGGCACATCAGCGCCTGAGCCAAATTCAAACGCATGCGCCAGCCGCCGGAAAAGGAATTGACCGGATGATTTTCCTGTTCGGCGGAAAACCCCAGCCCTTTCATCAGTCTCGAGGCCCGGGCCTCGGCGGTATAGCCGCCGATATGCTCCAACGCGCCATGCAGTTCCGCCAACTTGATGCCGTCGCCGTCCAGCTCGGCCTGTTTTAATTGCCGTTGCAGCCGCCTTAATTCCTGGTCTCCATCGATCACATAATCGATCGCCGCACAGTCCAGCGCCGGCGTTTCCTGGGCGACATGGGCGATTTCCAGATTAGGCGGCATCGAGA
Protein-coding sequences here:
- a CDS encoding ATP-binding cassette domain-containing protein, encoding MLNFKNISLRRGTRVLFREASLIIHKGQKVGLTGANGVGKSSLFAMLRNELHADEGEFSMPPNLEIAHVAQETPALDCAAIDYVIDGDQELRRLQRQLKQAELDGDGIKLAELHGALEHIGGYTAEARASRLMKGLGFSAEQENHPVNSFSGGWRMRLNLAQALMCRSDVLLLDEPTNHLDLDAVIWLQDWLTKYPGTLLLISHDRDFLDAITDHIVHIEQNKAEIYTGNYSAFERMRAEKLAQQQSAYQRQQREIAHIQSFVNRFKAKATKAKQAQSRIKSLERMELIAQAHVDSPFGFTFAKPEKLPNPLLKIDEATIGYGDNIIINQASLSISPGDRIGLLGPNGAGKSSLIKVLAGEMTALGGEVQTAEALNIGYFAQHQLEQLRLEESPLWHLQKLDNQATEKDLRNFLGGFDFRGDKVNDPVGPFSGGEKARLVLALLVYQNPNLLLLDEPTNHLDLEMRHALSVALQEYEGAIVLVSHDRHLLRSVTDQLILVADGAAEPFDGDLDDYRNWLSERKREPDEAVTETQPAVSRKDQRKQEAERRKRLKPLMDALKKAEQQVERYHRQQQQLEQQLADPTVYDDDNKERLKQLLAQKSDVDRDLEQAEADWMEAEEQLEQAE